The proteins below are encoded in one region of Microbispora sp. NBC_01189:
- a CDS encoding tetratricopeptide repeat protein, with amino-acid sequence MTLVGAAETAAWIGIPVSRIPGPLEPDEADLLGRARDGDREAAHRLGRLCAERDDRLGARHWWERAAQAGNVDSAYNLGLWHRMHGTTEEAVGWFEAAAATGDTDAATNLASLLLERRGDAAGARLWFERAAENGSRHASRRLALLCEDQGDGMGARRWHFRAALDGDLRSAHDLGFLGYTAGDEAEASHWWEYAARGGHAEAAYHLALLLHTARDAKGAEGFYRLAARADHPGAAFRLGDLALTRGDLRTALACFERAAHTGSQEASRMAGLICLRLDDRLSAAHWFGRSAADDPEAAYRFGSLLVSEHNDLKGARHWFRRAAERGHQAAQAELRKVLPLTGGCVETEGCLLDPPPPYWTRPAEPEQAARAELAVAAARRRGDAAAEPAALVEILGTWDLVARESLSRGLPDVPAGGMVGGAVGGMVELLARTSGLHLAAIEHLGLVRATLLRPGTAPWPTPAEVEHVLGTARDLRSHFGLR; translated from the coding sequence ATGACACTAGTGGGAGCAGCGGAGACGGCCGCGTGGATCGGGATACCGGTCTCGCGCATCCCCGGACCCCTGGAACCGGACGAGGCCGATCTGCTCGGCAGAGCCCGTGACGGCGACCGCGAGGCGGCGCACCGGCTGGGCCGGCTGTGCGCGGAGCGCGACGACCGTCTGGGCGCCCGGCACTGGTGGGAGCGGGCGGCACAGGCGGGCAACGTCGACAGCGCCTACAACCTGGGGCTCTGGCACCGGATGCACGGCACGACCGAGGAGGCCGTCGGCTGGTTCGAGGCCGCGGCCGCCACCGGAGACACGGACGCCGCGACCAACCTCGCCTCGTTGCTGCTGGAGCGGCGCGGCGACGCGGCCGGGGCACGGCTGTGGTTCGAGCGGGCGGCCGAGAACGGTTCGCGGCACGCGTCCCGCCGGCTGGCCCTGCTCTGCGAGGACCAGGGCGACGGCATGGGCGCCCGGCGCTGGCACTTCAGGGCGGCCCTCGACGGCGACCTGCGGTCCGCCCACGACCTCGGCTTCCTCGGTTACACCGCGGGTGACGAGGCCGAGGCGTCGCACTGGTGGGAGTACGCGGCGCGCGGCGGCCACGCGGAGGCCGCCTATCACCTGGCCCTGCTCCTGCACACGGCCCGCGACGCCAAGGGCGCGGAGGGGTTCTACCGGCTCGCCGCCCGGGCCGACCACCCCGGCGCCGCCTTCCGGCTGGGCGACCTCGCGCTCACGCGCGGCGACCTGCGTACGGCGCTCGCCTGCTTCGAGCGGGCCGCGCACACGGGCAGCCAGGAGGCGTCCCGGATGGCCGGCCTGATCTGCCTGCGGCTGGACGACCGCCTCTCGGCGGCGCACTGGTTCGGGCGGTCCGCGGCGGACGACCCCGAGGCGGCGTACCGGTTCGGGTCGCTGCTCGTCTCCGAGCACAACGACCTGAAGGGCGCGCGGCACTGGTTCCGGCGGGCGGCCGAACGCGGGCACCAGGCCGCCCAGGCGGAGCTGCGGAAGGTGCTGCCCCTCACCGGCGGCTGTGTGGAGACCGAGGGCTGCCTGCTGGACCCGCCCCCGCCGTACTGGACCCGCCCTGCCGAGCCGGAGCAGGCGGCGCGCGCTGAGCTGGCGGTGGCGGCGGCGCGCAGGCGCGGCGACGCCGCGGCCGAGCCCGCCGCACTGGTCGAGATCCTCGGCACCTGGGATCTGGTCGCCCGCGAGTCGCTCAGCCGCGGCCTGCCGGACGTCCCGGCCGGTGGCATGGTCGGCGGCGCGGTCGGCGGCATGGTGGAGTTGCTGGCCCGGACGAGCGGGCTGCACCTGGCCGCCATCGAGCATCTCGGCCTGGTGCGCGCCACACTGCTCCGGCCCGGCACGGCCCCCTGGCCCACTCCCGCCGAGGTCGAGCACGTCCTCGGCACCGCGCGAGACCTGCGCAGCCACTTCGGGCTGCGCTGA
- a CDS encoding sulfite exporter TauE/SafE family protein yields the protein MNPAALFAGGLVAGLAAGTASCAAVQGGLLIGLVSPGSPRSPGSPRAMGAAGAGPATRATHTARDLRDALPAVVAFLTGRLAAHTALGALLGLAGSAVRLGPHTRAALLVAAGITVAALAVRMLARRGRAGCAATPDTPPGHLGCAHADRHGDAQDTAREDTARTSTGRRGTARAAGLGLATILMPCGVTVSLEVVAVSAGSAPGGAAVLAGLALGTSPALAALGLLLRGLATTRLAVLGGVAALAAGLFTAGSGLRLGGWLPEIGSPAAAAARAAVGADGVERLTIWATDRGFRPGVAVATAGRPVEIVFRTSGNRGCTRSVAVDGRDVALPVTGARTVRLPARPEGRLRYACGMGMYVGFIEFERPLTPASSR from the coding sequence ATGAACCCGGCCGCCCTGTTCGCCGGGGGCCTCGTCGCCGGTCTCGCCGCGGGTACGGCGTCGTGCGCCGCGGTCCAGGGCGGCCTCCTCATCGGCCTCGTCTCCCCCGGCTCCCCCCGCTCTCCGGGCTCTCCCCGAGCCATGGGCGCCGCCGGAGCCGGCCCTGCCACCCGCGCCACCCACACCGCCCGGGACCTGCGGGACGCGCTGCCCGCGGTGGTCGCGTTCCTTACCGGGCGGCTCGCCGCCCACACCGCCCTGGGGGCGCTGCTCGGCCTGGCCGGCTCGGCCGTGCGGCTCGGCCCGCACACCCGGGCGGCCCTCCTGGTCGCCGCGGGGATCACGGTGGCAGCCCTCGCCGTACGGATGCTCGCCCGGCGCGGCCGGGCCGGATGCGCCGCCACGCCGGACACACCGCCCGGCCACCTCGGCTGCGCACACGCGGACAGGCACGGAGACGCGCAGGACACGGCCCGAGAAGACACTGCACGAACAAGCACGGGGCGGCGGGGGACGGCGCGGGCGGCCGGGCTCGGCCTGGCCACGATCCTGATGCCCTGTGGCGTCACGGTGAGCCTGGAGGTCGTGGCCGTCTCGGCGGGCTCCGCGCCGGGCGGCGCCGCCGTGCTCGCCGGGCTCGCTCTCGGCACCTCTCCGGCCCTCGCCGCGCTCGGACTGCTGCTGCGTGGGCTCGCCACGACCCGGCTCGCCGTCCTCGGCGGCGTCGCGGCCCTGGCCGCCGGGCTGTTCACCGCCGGGTCGGGGCTGCGGCTCGGTGGCTGGCTGCCGGAGATCGGCTCGCCGGCCGCCGCGGCCGCCCGCGCGGCCGTCGGCGCGGACGGGGTCGAGCGGCTCACGATCTGGGCCACCGACCGGGGTTTCCGGCCGGGTGTCGCCGTCGCGACGGCCGGACGGCCCGTCGAGATCGTCTTCAGGACCTCGGGCAACCGCGGCTGCACCCGCTCCGTCGCCGTCGACGGCCGCGACGTCGCGCTCCCCGTGACGGGCGCACGTACGGTGCGCCTGCCCGCCCGGCCGGAGGGACGGCTCCGCTACGCCTGCGGAATGGGGATGTACGTGGGCTTCATCGAGTTCGAGCGCCCCTTGACCCCGGCGTCTTCCCGATAA
- a CDS encoding MurR/RpiR family transcriptional regulator codes for MTNENEGAAPANPIATVRAVLPSLTPAAQTIARLILDDPASVAHSTITEVSAISGISEATIVRTARSLGFAGYSQLRFALAAAVARDTPERLVPGDLAPDDPLTDVIAKVARAEAQALADTAAQLDPDALAAVVDAVAAARRVDVYGVGASGLVAADMVQKLLRIGLPGNHFTDAHLALTSAALLREGDVAVGVSCTGETPDVLGPVRAARGAGATVVAITNNPRSSLAGLAGHVLISAGRESAFRPGALASRISQLLIVDCLFVGVAQSTFDASDAALRATRVALDDYLGDAHRRARTA; via the coding sequence GTGACGAACGAGAACGAGGGCGCCGCGCCGGCCAATCCCATCGCGACGGTGCGTGCGGTGCTGCCCTCGCTCACCCCCGCCGCCCAGACCATCGCGCGCCTCATCCTCGACGACCCCGCCTCGGTGGCCCACAGCACGATCACGGAGGTCAGCGCGATCTCGGGGATCAGCGAGGCGACGATCGTGCGGACCGCGCGGTCGCTCGGCTTCGCCGGCTACTCCCAGCTGCGGTTCGCCCTGGCGGCGGCCGTGGCCAGGGACACCCCCGAACGGCTCGTCCCCGGTGACCTCGCCCCGGACGACCCGCTGACCGATGTGATCGCGAAGGTCGCGCGGGCCGAGGCGCAGGCGCTCGCCGACACGGCGGCCCAGCTCGACCCCGACGCCCTCGCGGCGGTGGTGGACGCCGTCGCCGCCGCCCGCCGCGTGGACGTCTACGGGGTCGGCGCCTCCGGCCTCGTCGCCGCGGACATGGTGCAGAAGCTGCTGCGCATAGGACTGCCCGGCAACCACTTCACCGACGCGCATCTCGCGCTCACCAGCGCCGCGCTGCTGCGCGAGGGCGACGTCGCCGTCGGGGTGAGCTGCACCGGCGAGACCCCTGACGTGCTGGGCCCGGTGCGGGCCGCCCGCGGGGCCGGCGCGACCGTGGTGGCGATCACCAACAACCCGCGGTCGTCCCTGGCCGGGCTCGCCGGACACGTCCTGATCTCGGCCGGGCGCGAGTCGGCGTTCCGCCCGGGTGCGCTCGCCAGCAGGATCAGCCAGCTGCTCATCGTCGACTGTCTCTTCGTCGGGGTCGCCCAGAGCACCTTCGACGCCTCGGACGCCGCCCTTCGCGCGACCCGTGTCGCGCTCGACGACTACCTCGGCGACGCCCACCGCCGCGCCCGCACGGCCTGA
- a CDS encoding anhydro-N-acetylmuramic acid kinase yields MRVLGLISGTSHDGIDTALVDWVAEGVVEGVVEHTGTTPYAPESRAAILAALPPNTTDMGAVCRLDTLVGRAFAEAAAGCPPADLVCSHGQTLYHWVEDGRARGTLQLGEAAWIAERLGVPVVSNLRARDVAAGGQGAPLVSAFDLPLLAGLAQSPEPPGPVGRPGALNLGGIANLTVAPGASRYDHAENHAGCAAPLAYDTGPASALMDAAVFAATGRPYDEDGRLAAAGRVHDGLLAELLAEPYYHRPPPRTTGKELFHGGYLDRVAGPYGLGLPDLVATLAALTAETVAAEIRRHRLGTVVVSGGGLRNPVLMRELRERSGSGVRMLTSDHLGVPPDAKEAVAFSYLGWLTAHGLPGTVPACTGASGPRVLGSLTPGRGPLRLPAPLAAPPRVIRMRVAEGRPAR; encoded by the coding sequence GTGCGCGTGCTCGGGCTGATCTCCGGGACCTCTCACGACGGGATCGACACCGCGCTCGTCGACTGGGTCGCGGAGGGGGTGGTGGAGGGGGTCGTGGAGCACACCGGCACGACGCCGTACGCGCCGGAGTCGCGCGCCGCGATCCTGGCCGCACTGCCGCCGAACACCACGGACATGGGCGCGGTCTGCCGGCTCGACACACTGGTGGGCCGGGCGTTCGCCGAGGCGGCGGCGGGCTGCCCGCCGGCCGACCTCGTCTGCTCGCACGGGCAGACGCTTTACCACTGGGTGGAGGACGGCCGGGCGCGCGGCACGTTGCAGCTCGGCGAGGCCGCCTGGATCGCCGAACGGCTCGGCGTGCCGGTCGTGTCGAACCTGCGGGCCCGTGACGTGGCCGCGGGCGGGCAGGGCGCCCCGCTCGTGTCCGCCTTCGACCTGCCGCTGCTCGCCGGGCTGGCCCAGTCACCCGAGCCACCCGGACCGGTGGGGCGGCCCGGCGCGCTGAACCTCGGCGGCATCGCCAACCTCACCGTGGCGCCCGGCGCGAGCCGGTACGACCACGCCGAGAACCACGCCGGGTGCGCGGCGCCGCTCGCCTACGACACGGGACCGGCCTCGGCGCTCATGGACGCGGCCGTGTTCGCCGCCACCGGCAGGCCGTACGACGAGGACGGCCGGCTGGCGGCGGCGGGGCGGGTCCACGACGGCCTGCTGGCCGAGTTGCTCGCCGAGCCCTACTACCATCGCCCGCCGCCCAGGACGACGGGCAAGGAGCTGTTCCATGGGGGATACCTCGACCGGGTGGCCGGGCCGTACGGGCTCGGCCTGCCCGACCTGGTGGCGACGCTGGCCGCGCTCACCGCCGAGACCGTCGCGGCGGAGATCCGGCGGCACCGGCTCGGCACGGTGGTGGTCTCCGGCGGCGGGCTGCGCAACCCGGTCCTGATGCGGGAGCTGCGCGAGCGGTCCGGCAGCGGCGTGCGGATGCTGACAAGCGATCACCTCGGCGTGCCGCCGGACGCCAAGGAGGCCGTCGCGTTCTCCTATCTCGGCTGGCTGACCGCGCACGGCCTGCCGGGCACCGTCCCCGCGTGCACGGGCGCGTCGGGGCCGCGGGTGCTGGGCTCACTCACTCCCGGCCGCGGCCCCCTCCGCCTGCCCGCGCCGCTCGCCGCGCCGCCCCGGGTCATCCGCATGCGGGTAGCTGAGGGCCGCCCCGCACGCTGA
- a CDS encoding MerR family transcriptional regulator has translation MDVNDRGEPSPLTIGELARLTGVPVRTIRFWSDAGVLPAAGRSAGGYRLYDAEAVARLHLVRTLRDLGLDLPTVERVVTRRTGLTEVARTHVAVLDAEIRVLQARRAVMRSVAEGHCTAEEMRLMHELSRLSARERRRIIDEFVDETFAGTDPAAPGAGIAQSMRGLPEELPDEPTVEQVEAWIELAGLVADPGFRERVRQMATGQAEPPPVPHDPQAVLTEAGRALDQGIGPESAEGGQIVDRLVGPGLPAGERARLADALERFTDRRVERYWQLLGVLNDRPPFPPSVPAFEWFIAALRAAR, from the coding sequence GTGGATGTGAACGACCGCGGCGAGCCGAGCCCGCTCACGATCGGAGAGCTGGCACGCCTGACCGGCGTGCCGGTGCGCACGATCCGGTTCTGGTCCGACGCCGGGGTGCTCCCGGCGGCGGGCCGGTCGGCGGGCGGCTACCGGCTCTACGACGCGGAGGCCGTGGCCCGGCTGCACCTGGTGCGCACGCTGCGCGACCTCGGACTCGACCTGCCCACCGTGGAGCGGGTCGTGACCAGGCGGACGGGCCTGACGGAGGTGGCGCGGACGCACGTCGCCGTGCTCGACGCGGAGATCCGCGTCCTCCAGGCCCGGCGTGCCGTCATGCGGTCGGTCGCGGAAGGCCACTGCACCGCTGAGGAGATGAGACTGATGCACGAACTGTCCCGGCTGTCCGCGCGTGAGCGGCGGCGGATCATCGACGAGTTCGTCGACGAGACGTTCGCCGGCACCGACCCCGCCGCGCCCGGCGCGGGGATCGCGCAGTCGATGCGCGGGCTGCCCGAAGAGCTGCCGGACGAGCCCACGGTCGAACAGGTGGAGGCCTGGATCGAGCTCGCCGGGCTGGTCGCCGACCCCGGGTTCCGTGAGCGGGTGCGCCAGATGGCGACCGGCCAGGCCGAACCGCCGCCGGTGCCGCACGACCCGCAGGCGGTCCTGACCGAGGCCGGGCGGGCCCTGGACCAGGGGATCGGCCCCGAGTCGGCGGAGGGCGGGCAGATCGTGGACCGGCTGGTCGGCCCGGGCCTGCCCGCCGGCGAGCGCGCGCGGCTCGCCGACGCGCTGGAGCGGTTCACCGACCGCCGGGTGGAGCGTTACTGGCAGCTGCTCGGCGTGCTCAACGACCGGCCGCCGTTCCCGCCCTCGGTGCCGGCGTTCGAGTGGTTCATCGCGGCGCTGCGCGCCGCACGCTGA
- a CDS encoding response regulator transcription factor has protein sequence MIRVLLADDQALVRAGFRALLDAQVGMTVVGEAGDGEQAVLLTRDLRPDVVLMDIRMPGTDGLTATRRIAGDPALADVKIIMLTTFELDEYVFEALRGGASGFLVKDTEPAELIQAVRVVAGGDALLSPGVTRRLIAEYAARAKEPGVTTGLAPLTEREREVLALVGAGMTNDEIATRLFMSPATAKTHVSRMMTKLPARDRAQLVVIAYESGLVKPGWLA, from the coding sequence GTGATCCGCGTGCTGCTCGCCGACGACCAGGCCCTGGTGCGGGCCGGGTTCCGGGCCTTGCTCGACGCGCAGGTGGGCATGACCGTCGTGGGCGAGGCGGGCGACGGCGAGCAGGCCGTCCTGCTGACCCGGGACCTGCGCCCCGACGTGGTGCTGATGGACATCAGGATGCCCGGCACGGACGGCCTGACCGCCACCCGCCGCATCGCCGGCGACCCCGCCCTCGCCGACGTGAAGATCATCATGCTCACCACCTTCGAGCTGGACGAGTACGTCTTCGAGGCGCTGCGCGGCGGGGCGAGCGGCTTCCTGGTCAAGGACACCGAGCCGGCCGAGCTCATCCAGGCGGTCAGGGTGGTGGCCGGCGGCGACGCGCTGCTGTCCCCCGGCGTGACGCGCCGCCTCATCGCCGAGTACGCCGCCCGGGCCAAGGAACCGGGCGTCACCACCGGCCTCGCCCCGCTGACCGAGCGGGAGCGGGAGGTGCTCGCCCTCGTGGGCGCCGGCATGACGAACGACGAGATCGCCACCCGTCTCTTCATGTCGCCCGCGACGGCGAAGACGCACGTCAGCCGCATGATGACCAAACTTCCCGCCCGCGACCGCGCACAGCTCGTCGTCATCGCGTACGAGTCGGGTCTGGTGAAGCCCGGCTGGCTGGCGTGA
- a CDS encoding sensor histidine kinase has product MRSRSDLYHRVDPVLPVVVGIAQVFLTFGAQSWQLRNPDLGRVPLTWWGCALLLVGPGAIALRRRAPVAALVVTLTATSVYMLFDFAYGPVFLSPVIVIFSAVGNGHRRAAWSASGAFFLFVVVYATWFIPHRAGLFHHTAVAAYLLLTLTVAEWHRVRRERLAERRRVEREEARRQASEERLTMAQELHDVLAHNISLIHVQASTALHLLDDHPEQARTALTAIKQASRDVLTEMRGVLSLLKDGAPRSPTAGMAHLAGLAAGSGLPVTVEVAGDPCPLPPGIDRAGYRIVQESLTNVSRHAPGSRVTISVAYAPEELGLVIEDDGAGAARAVAGLGGGNGVPGMRERAAALGGSLTAGPRPGGGFRVAARLPLPPAPLPPVPQTPVPPSTEPEEPK; this is encoded by the coding sequence GTGCGCTCCCGTTCCGACTTGTATCACCGCGTCGATCCCGTTCTGCCGGTCGTCGTCGGGATCGCCCAGGTGTTCCTGACGTTCGGCGCCCAGTCCTGGCAGCTGCGCAACCCGGACCTCGGGCGGGTGCCGCTGACCTGGTGGGGCTGCGCGTTGCTGCTGGTCGGGCCGGGCGCCATCGCGCTGCGCCGCCGTGCCCCGGTCGCCGCGCTGGTCGTCACGCTCACCGCGACCTCGGTCTACATGCTGTTCGACTTCGCGTACGGGCCGGTTTTCCTCAGCCCGGTCATTGTGATCTTCAGCGCGGTGGGGAACGGGCACCGCCGGGCGGCGTGGTCGGCGTCGGGGGCGTTCTTCCTGTTCGTGGTGGTCTACGCGACCTGGTTCATCCCGCACCGGGCGGGGCTCTTCCACCACACCGCGGTCGCGGCGTACCTGCTGCTCACGCTGACCGTCGCCGAGTGGCACCGGGTGCGCCGCGAGCGCCTGGCCGAGCGCCGGCGGGTGGAACGCGAGGAGGCCAGACGGCAGGCCAGCGAGGAACGGCTGACCATGGCCCAGGAGCTGCACGACGTGCTCGCCCACAACATCTCGCTGATCCACGTGCAGGCGTCCACCGCGCTGCACCTGCTGGACGACCATCCGGAGCAGGCCCGCACCGCGCTGACCGCGATCAAGCAGGCGTCGAGAGACGTGCTCACCGAGATGCGCGGGGTGCTCAGCCTGCTGAAGGACGGCGCGCCGCGGTCTCCCACGGCCGGGATGGCCCACCTCGCCGGCCTCGCCGCGGGCAGCGGCCTGCCCGTGACCGTGGAGGTCGCCGGGGATCCGTGCCCGCTGCCCCCCGGCATCGACCGGGCCGGATACCGGATCGTCCAGGAGTCGCTCACCAACGTCTCCCGGCACGCGCCGGGCTCCCGCGTGACGATCAGTGTCGCGTACGCCCCCGAGGAGCTGGGCCTGGTGATCGAGGACGACGGCGCGGGAGCGGCGCGGGCGGTGGCGGGGCTGGGGGGCGGCAACGGCGTGCCCGGCATGCGCGAGCGGGCGGCGGCGCTCGGCGGATCGCTCACGGCCGGTCCCCGGCCGGGCGGCGGCTTCCGCGTGGCGGCCCGCCTCCCCCTGCCGCCGGCACCGCTTCCACCAGTGCCCCAGACACCCGTACCCCCGTCCACGGAACCGGAGGAACCGAAGTGA
- the ggt gene encoding gamma-glutamyltransferase: protein MRSVVVTSLGVLTLAGLLAPPAEAAPAVHTPPPKEVKRPVAEGYGGAVATVDLDASKAALTVLRQGGNAMDAAVAGAAALGVTEPYSAGLAGGGFLVYYDARHRKVTTIDGRETAPRAMNSTALEGIPFAEAVSSGLSVGVPGSVAQWDLALRKYGTMSLRQALRPAIEIADGGFVVDQTFYDQTQQNADRFADFTPTAALYLPGGQPPPVGSVLRNPDLARTYRELGIRGPAWLYGGDLGREIVNTVKKPPVRAGATRNVRPGLMEVSDLRAYRALERPPAKVTYKGLDVYGMAPPSSGGSTVGEALKILEALPKIGPHEYLEASRLAFADRNAYVGDPAYTRVPLGDLLSDGFAKERACLIGPRAMPHPAAPGSPDGSYSACASPATPAAPAATAPEEKKEGPETTHLVVTDRWGDVAAYNITIEQTGGSGMVVPGRGILLNNELTDFTFGPAPGDPNLPAPGKRPRSSMAPTIVLKDGRPLLAVGSPGGATIITTVLQILVNRLDFGMSLPDAVAAPRASQRNTAATQAEPAFTQRYGAELTALGHTLTDVPGPPAGEIGAATGLEFLRDGKVQAVAEPARRGGGSALVVGTHR from the coding sequence ATGAGGAGTGTCGTCGTCACGTCGCTGGGAGTGCTCACGCTGGCGGGCCTGCTCGCCCCGCCCGCCGAGGCGGCTCCGGCCGTACACACGCCACCTCCCAAGGAGGTCAAACGGCCGGTCGCGGAGGGGTACGGCGGGGCGGTGGCCACCGTGGACCTCGATGCCAGCAAGGCCGCGCTCACGGTGCTGCGCCAGGGCGGCAACGCCATGGACGCGGCGGTGGCGGGGGCGGCCGCGCTCGGCGTGACCGAGCCCTACTCGGCCGGTCTCGCGGGCGGCGGCTTCCTCGTCTACTACGACGCGCGCCACCGGAAGGTGACCACGATCGACGGCCGTGAGACCGCCCCCCGGGCGATGAACTCGACGGCTCTGGAGGGCATCCCGTTCGCCGAGGCCGTCAGCAGCGGCCTGTCGGTGGGCGTGCCGGGCAGCGTCGCGCAGTGGGACCTGGCGCTGCGGAAGTACGGCACGATGTCGCTGCGGCAGGCGCTGCGCCCCGCGATCGAGATCGCCGACGGGGGCTTCGTCGTCGACCAGACGTTTTACGACCAGACCCAGCAGAACGCCGACCGGTTCGCCGACTTCACCCCGACCGCGGCGCTCTATCTGCCGGGCGGGCAGCCGCCGCCGGTCGGGTCGGTCCTCCGCAACCCCGACCTCGCACGCACCTACCGTGAGCTGGGCATCCGCGGCCCCGCCTGGCTGTACGGCGGCGACCTCGGCCGGGAGATCGTCAACACGGTGAAGAAGCCGCCGGTGCGCGCGGGCGCCACCCGGAACGTCCGGCCCGGGCTCATGGAGGTGAGCGACCTCAGGGCCTACCGCGCGCTCGAACGGCCGCCGGCGAAGGTCACGTACAAGGGCCTGGACGTGTACGGCATGGCGCCGCCGTCCTCGGGCGGATCGACGGTGGGCGAGGCGCTCAAGATCCTGGAGGCGCTGCCGAAGATCGGCCCGCACGAGTATCTGGAGGCCTCCCGGCTCGCCTTCGCCGACCGCAACGCCTACGTCGGCGACCCCGCCTACACGCGGGTGCCGCTCGGGGACCTGCTGTCGGACGGGTTCGCCAAGGAGCGCGCCTGCCTGATCGGCCCGCGGGCGATGCCGCACCCCGCCGCGCCCGGATCGCCCGACGGCTCCTACTCCGCCTGCGCCTCCCCGGCAACCCCTGCCGCCCCGGCGGCCACGGCGCCGGAGGAGAAGAAGGAGGGCCCGGAGACCACCCACCTCGTCGTGACCGACCGCTGGGGCGACGTGGCGGCGTACAACATCACGATCGAGCAGACCGGCGGCAGCGGAATGGTGGTGCCGGGCCGCGGCATCCTGCTCAACAACGAGCTGACCGACTTCACCTTCGGCCCGGCGCCCGGTGACCCCAACCTGCCCGCCCCCGGCAAGCGCCCGCGGTCGTCCATGGCCCCCACGATCGTGCTCAAGGACGGCAGGCCGCTGCTCGCCGTGGGTTCGCCCGGCGGTGCCACGATCATCACGACCGTGCTGCAGATCTTGGTCAACCGGCTCGACTTCGGCATGTCCCTGCCCGACGCCGTGGCCGCGCCGCGCGCCTCGCAGCGCAACACCGCCGCCACCCAGGCCGAGCCCGCGTTCACCCAGCGGTACGGCGCGGAGCTGACGGCGCTCGGTCACACGCTGACGGACGTCCCCGGTCCGCCGGCGGGGGAGATCGGCGCGGCGACCGGCCTGGAGTTCCTCCGCGACGGCAAGGTCCAGGCCGTCGCCGAGCCCGCACGCCGAGGCGGAGGCAGCGCCCTCGTGGTCGGCACCCACCGCTGA
- a CDS encoding SURF1 family protein, with protein sequence MLRTLLSPRLVALHLLVIGVLVSFTFLGRWQLGVFESSGAPRRAPDPAPVAVAQLTQVGRYVAVDAVGRRVTATGAYDAAGQLLVADRVADVAAPGGRAARGDGFWLLTPLRLADGTVVPVVRGWVRSPGDPATAVPEGPVTVSGRLRPAEQTDDVQRTGLLPRGQVATVSTAELINMWPDARVRDGFVVAAAQEPPSHATPVAVPAPAIGGGLTWRNLAYALQWWVFALFAVYMWFHFVRDTLRGRRQEPSGPESKGPESAGPAAPAEA encoded by the coding sequence ATGCTCCGCACCCTCCTGTCTCCCCGGCTGGTGGCCCTGCACCTGCTGGTCATCGGGGTGCTCGTGTCGTTCACGTTCCTCGGCCGCTGGCAGCTCGGCGTCTTCGAGTCGTCGGGCGCGCCGCGTCGGGCCCCCGATCCCGCTCCGGTGGCCGTCGCGCAACTGACCCAGGTCGGGCGGTACGTCGCCGTGGACGCCGTGGGCCGCAGGGTGACCGCGACCGGCGCCTACGACGCGGCGGGCCAGCTTCTGGTGGCCGACCGGGTCGCCGACGTCGCCGCGCCCGGTGGACGGGCCGCCCGGGGAGACGGATTCTGGCTGCTCACCCCGCTGCGGCTCGCGGACGGCACGGTCGTCCCGGTCGTACGCGGCTGGGTCCGCTCGCCCGGGGATCCCGCGACCGCCGTGCCGGAGGGGCCGGTCACGGTGAGCGGACGGCTGCGGCCCGCGGAGCAGACCGACGACGTGCAGCGGACCGGGCTGCTCCCGCGCGGCCAGGTGGCGACCGTGTCGACGGCGGAGCTGATCAACATGTGGCCGGACGCGCGGGTGCGGGACGGGTTCGTCGTCGCCGCCGCCCAGGAGCCGCCCTCACACGCCACGCCCGTGGCCGTGCCCGCCCCGGCCATCGGCGGCGGCCTGACCTGGCGGAACCTCGCCTACGCGCTCCAGTGGTGGGTCTTCGCGTTGTTCGCGGTGTACATGTGGTTCCACTTCGTCCGCGACACCCTGCGCGGACGGCGGCAGGAGCCCTCAGGACCGGAGTCGAAGGGGCCGGAGTCGGCGGGGCCGGCCGCGCCCGCGGAGGCCTGA
- a CDS encoding DUF3817 domain-containing protein translates to MTVSPAEVLIDVESALNFYRVMAYVVGVMLLVLCVGMVVKYGFDNGTMVAVVGPIHGFLYMVYLVAAINLGLIKARWSLGYMLLVLVSGTIPFLSFVLERSVTERTRRTIAATS, encoded by the coding sequence GTGACCGTTTCCCCAGCAGAGGTGTTGATCGACGTGGAGTCCGCGCTCAACTTCTACCGCGTCATGGCGTACGTCGTCGGCGTCATGCTGCTCGTGCTCTGTGTCGGCATGGTCGTCAAGTACGGCTTCGACAACGGCACGATGGTCGCGGTGGTCGGGCCGATCCACGGCTTCCTCTACATGGTCTACCTGGTGGCCGCGATCAACCTGGGCCTGATCAAGGCGCGCTGGTCGCTCGGCTACATGCTGCTCGTGCTCGTGTCGGGCACGATCCCGTTCCTGTCCTTCGTGCTGGAGCGGAGCGTCACCGAGCGGACCCGCAGGACGATCGCCGCCACCTCGTGA